One stretch of Actinomycetota bacterium DNA includes these proteins:
- a CDS encoding phage tail protein, whose protein sequence is MRGTVEGLINPHPLATALPAVYQGEGFTERFLSAFDDALAPVMSTLENLDAYLDPSLCPPDFLPWLAGWVGLELDENWTLAQQRRLVATTVELLQWRGTRRGLVELIQRFLGIGEDHIEVTDSGGVTWSVAPGSAPPVSTPPTLKVRVRVASPDEVDDRRLEHLVAASTPAHVTYEVEVVAS, encoded by the coding sequence ATGCGCGGCACCGTCGAAGGGCTGATCAACCCGCATCCGCTGGCGACGGCCCTGCCGGCCGTATACCAGGGGGAGGGGTTCACGGAGCGATTCCTGTCGGCCTTCGACGACGCGCTGGCACCAGTGATGAGCACCCTGGAAAACCTCGACGCCTACCTCGATCCATCACTGTGCCCGCCGGACTTCCTGCCCTGGCTGGCCGGTTGGGTCGGGCTCGAGCTGGACGAGAACTGGACGTTGGCCCAGCAGCGTCGGCTGGTCGCGACGACCGTCGAGCTCCTCCAGTGGCGGGGCACCCGACGGGGCCTGGTGGAGCTGATCCAGCGCTTCCTTGGGATCGGAGAGGACCATATCGAGGTGACCGACTCGGGCGGGGTCACCTGGTCGGTCGCGCCGGGGTCCGCCCCGCCCGTCTCCACTCCCCCGACCCTGAAGGTCCGCGTCCGGGTGGCGTCTCCCGACGAGGTGGACGACCGCCGGCTGGAGCACCTGGTCGCCGCATCCACACCAGCGCACGTGACCTACGAGGTGGAGGTCGTGGCGTCGTGA
- a CDS encoding putative baseplate assembly protein, protein MPLPAPNLDDRRFQELVDDAKRMVQQRCPGWTDHNVSDPGVTLIELFAWMTDLLLYRLNRVPDRNYVKFLELLGVRLYPATPAHVGVTFWLSGAIEQRVGVPAGTQVSTAVASVDDPVIFRTVADLVMPPCQVVSVKVERAGDGTYDESEILKGAGPFDAFHAIPKVGDVVLLGLSDALPSCAVRLDLDCRVEGVGVDPEFPPLVWEAWDGKSWIECDLDSDTTGGLNQWGAVVLHLPADHAVSVIDRQPAGWLRCRVLAPEEEQPFYTASPEIVSVTAHTVGGTTTAVNATEVTDEIVGMSEGVPGQRFTLAKAPVLAGEERLEVEVAAGPGWERWTQVDDFAEQQDSDNVFVLDHVSGEIRFGPSVRMADGSVHQYGAVPPKGSPIRIPRYLTGGGTHGNVAARTVTQMMTAIPLVDRVVNRRSASGGVDVESVDNARERGPISLRTRNRAVTAEDYEHLAKGAAPELARVRCEPAGDGGEPGVARVLVVPAVTTGDAQLRFEEFIPAEETLARVAEHLDERLTIGARVVVEPPLYLGVTIVATVRAKRTANPQRLHDAAVAALYGYFHPTVGGPDGDGWPFGRSLHVGEVYAVLQGLDGTEFVEEALLFAADPITGERGDPTERLELDSNALLFSYEHRVRVESG, encoded by the coding sequence AACGTGTCCGACCCAGGCGTGACCCTGATCGAGCTGTTCGCGTGGATGACCGACCTGCTCCTGTACCGACTGAACCGCGTCCCCGACCGCAACTATGTGAAGTTCCTGGAGCTGCTCGGTGTGCGCCTGTACCCGGCGACACCGGCACACGTCGGCGTCACCTTCTGGCTCTCCGGCGCGATCGAGCAACGCGTTGGCGTCCCGGCCGGGACCCAGGTGTCCACCGCGGTTGCGTCGGTCGACGACCCCGTGATCTTCCGCACCGTCGCTGACCTGGTCATGCCTCCGTGCCAGGTGGTCAGCGTCAAGGTCGAGCGGGCGGGGGACGGCACATACGACGAGTCCGAGATCCTCAAGGGGGCCGGCCCCTTCGATGCCTTCCACGCGATCCCCAAGGTCGGTGACGTGGTGCTGCTCGGGTTGTCCGACGCCCTGCCATCGTGCGCCGTACGGCTCGACCTGGACTGTCGGGTCGAGGGCGTCGGCGTCGACCCTGAGTTTCCTCCCCTCGTGTGGGAAGCCTGGGATGGCAAGAGCTGGATCGAGTGCGACCTCGACTCGGACACCACCGGGGGTCTCAACCAGTGGGGCGCCGTCGTGCTGCACCTTCCCGCCGACCACGCGGTATCGGTGATCGACCGCCAGCCTGCGGGTTGGCTCCGTTGCCGCGTGCTGGCCCCCGAGGAAGAGCAACCCTTCTACACGGCGTCGCCGGAGATCGTGTCGGTGACCGCCCACACGGTCGGCGGGACGACGACCGCCGTGAACGCCACCGAGGTCACGGACGAGATCGTCGGGATGTCCGAGGGGGTCCCCGGGCAGCGCTTCACCTTGGCGAAGGCCCCGGTCCTTGCAGGCGAGGAACGCCTGGAAGTGGAGGTGGCGGCCGGACCGGGCTGGGAGCGCTGGACCCAGGTCGACGACTTCGCGGAACAACAGGACTCCGACAACGTGTTCGTCCTGGATCACGTGTCCGGCGAGATCCGATTCGGCCCCAGCGTGCGGATGGCCGACGGCTCCGTCCACCAGTACGGGGCGGTCCCACCGAAGGGCTCCCCCATCCGGATCCCCCGGTACCTGACGGGCGGGGGAACCCACGGGAACGTGGCGGCGCGCACGGTGACCCAGATGATGACCGCCATCCCGCTGGTTGACCGCGTCGTCAACCGGCGCAGCGCCTCGGGGGGCGTGGACGTCGAGTCGGTTGACAACGCTCGCGAGCGCGGCCCGATCTCCCTGCGCACCCGCAACCGGGCGGTCACCGCCGAGGACTACGAGCACCTGGCGAAGGGAGCCGCTCCGGAGCTCGCCCGGGTGCGGTGCGAGCCTGCCGGCGACGGCGGCGAGCCGGGGGTCGCGCGGGTGCTGGTGGTGCCGGCGGTCACGACCGGGGACGCTCAGCTCCGTTTCGAGGAGTTCATCCCCGCCGAGGAGACCCTCGCGCGCGTCGCGGAGCACCTCGACGAACGCCTCACCATCGGAGCGCGGGTGGTGGTGGAGCCGCCGCTGTACCTGGGGGTCACGATCGTGGCGACGGTGCGCGCGAAGCGGACGGCGAACCCGCAGCGACTGCACGACGCCGCGGTGGCCGCCCTGTACGGCTACTTCCACCCGACCGTCGGGGGCCCGGACGGGGACGGCTGGCCGTTCGGTCGCTCCCTCCACGTCGGCGAGGTGTACGCGGTGCTCCAGGGCCTCGACGGCACGGAGTTCGTCGAGGAGGCTCTGCTGTTCGCGGCCGACCCGATCACCGGCGAGCGCGGCGACCCAACCGAGCGGCTGGAGCTGGACAGCAACGCGTTGCTCTTCTCCTACGAGCACCGCGTCCGGGTCGAGTCCGGATAG
- a CDS encoding aspartate-semialdehyde dehydrogenase: MTEPDAEPQPRARVQRPAGERQEQAGASNRPLRLAIVGATGAVGEEMRRLLVERAFPIDGDPVMVASERSAGRRIRYGDHDVEVVTLAPEVFDRVDLALFSAGSDVSREWAPIAAGRGATVVDNSSAWRGDPDVPLVVTEVNPHALTTRPIGIVANPNCTTMVLTVAVKPLHDAFGLIAMVATSYQSASGAGQKGITELIEQTRKLVEDPDMLRRRGADAATSVQPEQFSKAVALNVLAHCGSFTDERYTDEEWKLVNESRKILELPALQVSPTCVRVPVAVGHSIAARLTFAREPTVADALAAVDAAPGLVVEDGTGQDGEPLAYPTPLESAGRDEVFVGRVRRDLADPHSLNVWVSGDNLLKGAALNTVQIAELLAPEL, translated from the coding sequence ATGACCGAACCGGACGCCGAACCACAACCACGCGCTCGCGTGCAGCGCCCCGCCGGGGAGCGCCAGGAACAGGCCGGCGCATCCAACCGCCCGTTGCGGTTAGCGATCGTTGGCGCCACCGGTGCGGTCGGTGAGGAGATGCGCCGCCTGCTGGTCGAGCGCGCGTTCCCGATCGACGGCGACCCGGTCATGGTCGCCAGCGAACGGTCGGCCGGGCGGCGCATCCGCTACGGCGACCACGACGTCGAGGTCGTGACGCTCGCCCCCGAGGTGTTCGACCGCGTCGATCTGGCCTTGTTCTCCGCCGGCAGTGACGTGTCGCGGGAGTGGGCGCCGATCGCGGCGGGGCGGGGCGCGACGGTCGTCGACAACTCGTCGGCGTGGCGCGGCGACCCCGACGTGCCGCTGGTCGTGACCGAGGTGAACCCGCACGCGCTCACCACCCGACCCATCGGCATCGTGGCCAACCCCAACTGCACCACGATGGTCCTGACGGTGGCGGTCAAGCCGCTGCACGACGCGTTCGGGCTGATCGCGATGGTCGCCACCTCCTACCAGTCGGCGAGCGGCGCGGGTCAGAAGGGGATCACCGAGCTGATCGAGCAGACCCGCAAGCTGGTGGAGGATCCCGACATGCTCCGGCGACGGGGCGCCGACGCGGCGACGTCCGTCCAGCCCGAGCAGTTCAGCAAGGCGGTGGCGCTCAACGTGCTGGCCCACTGCGGTTCGTTCACCGACGAGCGGTACACCGACGAGGAGTGGAAGCTCGTCAACGAGAGCCGCAAGATCCTCGAGCTGCCGGCGCTGCAGGTCTCGCCGACGTGCGTCCGGGTCCCCGTGGCGGTGGGCCACTCGATCGCCGCACGGCTGACCTTCGCACGTGAACCGACCGTCGCGGACGCGCTCGCGGCGGTCGATGCCGCCCCGGGCCTGGTGGTGGAGGACGGCACCGGCCAGGACGGCGAGCCCCTGGCCTACCCCACCCCGCTGGAGAGCGCCGGCCGCGACGAGGTCTTCGTCGGCCGGGTTCGCCGCGACCTGGCCGACCCGCATTCGCTGAACGTGTGGGTCAGCGGTGACAACCTGCTCAAGGGCGCGGCGTTGAACACGGTGCAGATCGCCGAGCTGCTCGCCCCGGAGCTGTAG